The Bacteroidota bacterium genome segment GAAACACTTTCAGGAAACCTAGTGGATTTGGTTATCTATCCTAATCCTAATAACAAAGTATTTGCCCTTGACTTTTCAGTTAAACAAAAACAAGAAACTGTAATTACCATTACCAATATTATTGGTGATGTAGTTTATTCTGAATACATAGCCCAAGCGGGTAAATATGCTAATAAAATTTCTTTGGAAGCATTTTCATCAGGTGTTTATTTTGTAAACATTAAAAGTGGTGATAGCAGCCAAACAATGAAAGTAGTTACCTTTTAAGGTATACCAAATTCAATAATTTAGGAGGGCGTAACAGGTAAAACTGTTACGCCCTCTTTGCATTTCGTATAAATAAAACCACTGCTTATATAAACAAAATGTTTGTACAGGCTTGGTTTTTAATTATATTTCGCTATTATTGAGTGAAATATAAATTACCTCTATAAATTTAAGATGAGCCCTGTTCAAAAAAATATTATTAAGAAATTAATAATTGCAGATGATGATCATGACGACCAGATTCTGTTAAAAGAAGCTCTGGAAGACTTTGAAAATCCCCCAGCCACCCAAATGGTTTCAGATGGATGCCAACTAATCAAGGTACTTGAAAATTCACCACTTCCGAGTCTTGTTTTAATGGATTTAAATATGCCTAATAAAAACGGAATTGAATGTTTACTTGAAATCCGTTCCAATACTAAATTCGACAGGCTTCCTATAGTAGTATTATCTACTTCAAAAGATCCGCATGATATAGAAGCGTGTTATAACAGTGGAGCAAATCTTTTCTTTTCTAAGCCTTATACGTTTAAAGAACTTAAAACATTGGTACACTCCGTACTAAATGTAGACTGGCAATCATTTGTTGGACACAGGCTTAACAGGCAGGAATTTATAGGCATAGCTTTAAAAGGACAATTTCCTTCCCATCTTCTTGTAACAGCTTAATTCTTTCAGTAGGTAGTTAAAGGACGGAGAGTTATTGATAGCTCAAGCAGCATATCAATACATTGCTGTGCAATACCCTTTAATAACATCTTACACTAAATCGGAGCCACTTTATTTCTGCAACCTGTTTACTAATTGGGTGGTATAATTCTTGAATTACTTTCTGCTGAAAACTTAATAGTATGAAAGCAGGAAATGACGACTTCTCATCAGACAAAATGAGTATTGATGAGACCACAAAAGAAAATATCCAAAAATATATAGACCAAGGTGAGGGTGCTATTGACAGGCGGGTTCGTGAACTTGATAACAAATGGGATATGGAAAAAACAATTCGTTTTAATATATCAGTATTAGCTCTTGCAGGTGTTTTGTTTGGCACTTTTAAAAAAAGAAGATGGTCCGTTTTATCGGTAGCCATTACTGCTTTTATTGCACAACACCTTATTTCAAAATGGTGTCCTTCGCTCCCTTTATTAAAAAAACTCGGTATGCAAACGCATAAGGAAATTGAGCGAGAAAAGTATGCATTAAAAGCTTTGCGTGGAGATTTTAAAAGTATTAAAAGTAACGTTGATAAAGCATGGGAAGCAGTTAACAAAGAAAAAATGCGCAAAACGATTGGCTTTATGAAAGGTGATGATTATAAACCCGAATAATTGTTTTTAATAATTGTAGAATAAAGTTCTCATAACTACTTTATTTATTCCACACTAAAATGCTATAGTGCCTGATACAGTAGGTTTTTTATTTGGCACTGTTTTTCTATTGATGTTTACATTATTAAAACAATATTTATGAAAACAGTACTAACATACTTATTCCTTGCAGCTATATGTATTCAGGCAAATGCGCAGGATGACAAACGCGGATATTTAACTCTTGGATTTGGTCCATCTATTCCTTTTTCAGATTTCTCAAGCACCAGTACAGGAAACGATGATGCCGGCTATGCAATGGCAGGAGGTAATTTAAATATAACTTTTGCATACAGGCTTGGTAACAATCTAGGCCTTACAGCAATGCTTACTGGTACAAGTAATGTAGTTGATGAAGATGCAATCGCAGCAGATTTCAATGAAAATTATCCGGGTGCCACTTGGACTATTGGTGCAGACCGATGGAGAATTGGTGGATTAATGGTTGGTGGCTTTGCCACATTTCCGGCCAGCGAAAATTTATCATTTGATGTACGCTTATTAGGTGGCGTACTAAATTCTACTATGCCTCAAATAAGGGCAACTGCTGTATCCGGTATTGCCGGTGCAACAGCCACACGCGAAGAGAAAACAGCAGCAGCACCTACCTTCGATTTAGGTTTTATGTTTCGCTATAAAGTCGGAGGCTCGTTATGTTTATTAGCCGGAGCCGATTTTATCGGAGCTAATCCTACATTTAATGATGTAAAAACTACTACTTCTTTTGGATCCTCATCTACTGCTGATATCGATCAGAGTTATAGCACAATGAACATTAATATTGGAATTGGTATTTTATTAAAATAAAGCATTCCTAAATAAAATTTATAATCTAACTATCATGGCAGACACTAAAAATATGAACCGTTCCGATGCAATCAAAAAAATAAAAGATGTAGCAGAAGATATTAGTATATGTATGTTTTGCACACATACCGAGGGAATACCTTTTGAAACAAGACCAATGGGAACGCGAAAAGTAGACGAAGATGGGAGTATCTGGTTTCTAAGCTCGGATAATTTTTCTAAAAAAATAGAAAATATGCATGACGATAAAGTGCAGCTTATTTATTCAAAACCTTCACAAACCTATTTCTTAAGCATATTTGGGCACGCGGAAGTAATAAAGGATTTTCTCAAAATAGAAAAGCTTGGTAACAATTTAATTAAAGCATTGCTTCCCGAGGAGAAAAGAAATCCCAACCTTACGTTTATAAGAATTACACCTGAGCATGCAAATTTTTGGGATACAAAAAACGGAAAAATGCTTTCGCTGTTGTAAACAAAAAATGCTTTCGTTTAATAAACCTTGTTTATGGATACATTAACTGCAAAACCCACTCTTAGAATGGCTGTGTTTTTAGCTATAATACTCAATGTATTTTTCAACCTGTTTTATAATAAGCTATTTTCTGAACTCCTGACCATTCAGGAAGTATCACAATTGCATTATAACTTCTTTACTCCGGCACCATATACCTTTATAATTTGGGGTGTTATTTACATAACTTTTATTGATTATGGCTTTTACCAATTGCTTGCCGCACAAAGAAATTTAGCAGTATTAAACCTATTGGCTTGGCCAATGATTATTGCCAATATATTGTGTTCAGTATGGCTTGTTTTATTTGCTTCTAATCAAATTACCGGAAGCTTAGTGCTTATCATTATGATTCTGGTTTGTGCTATGTTTTTGTTTTTCATAGCAGAAAAATACCGGGCTTCATATACGTGGTTTCTTTTTCCCTTTAGTCTTTTCTTTGGTTGGATATCAGTTGCTACTATTGCAAATTTTTCAACCTGGTTAGCAGCAATGAATTGGGACGGGGGCACGCTAGGCCTTTCTACTTGGACAATAATAATGATGGTACTTGCTGTTGTGGCAGCACTTGTAATAAGCATCCGTTTTAAAAACTGGGTGTATCCATTGGTAATTACTTGGGCTATTACTGGTATATCAATAGCTAACATTTCTATCAATCCTATTGTATCCTATTCAGCAGTTCTATTAGTTGTTATATTATTGGCTTGGCTTGTTGCCTATTTTAGTTTAGAGGCATTCAGAAAAAGCAATATCACATAAGAACAACATACTATAATAAATCAAAAGTTTTATTAGTGCTTACTTTACTTAAAAAGAGTAAGGAGGAGTAAGGTTTACATGAGTTACTTATTCTATAAAACAAGCACAACAATTGAAGCAAAAACGCTTCGGTAAACTTTACTCCTCCTTTATATATATATACTTTATAAGAGAATTGATACTTAAACTATATAAAAAACATGCCAATCGTTTTTTGCAATATTTTTGGGTATTCTTTACAAAGGAATGTGTATTATTTTCCTCTGCTGTGGGATAAATTCAACACAAGCTAAGCTGATATATGGGGAATAAGCACTCTTTACCCGATGGCATATTAGTTGTATTTCTGTAGGTATATATAAACCTTAATTCAAACAATTATGAGCACAATAACAGATAAAGCAGTAAGGGTTATTAAAGACCTTATTATCATAAACAACGATAGATATGAAGGTTATAACACTGCAGCTACAGAAACAAACGACTTGGACTTGAAAACAATGTTTGAGCGTTTCAGTAATCAAAGCAATCAGTTTAACTCGGAACTACGCAGTTTTATTCCCAGAGAAGAATCACCAGATGGAGAAACAACAACTTCGGGAAAGTTATATCGTGTATGGATGGACGTTCGTGCAGCGATTACTGCTAATGACAGAAAAGCGGTTCTCTCTTCATGTGAATTTGGCGAAGATGTAGCATTGGCTTCTTACAAATCAGCACTGAAGGAAGAAGAACTGTCGGAAGATATTATAGATACTATTTCAAAACATAAGAATGCATTGCAAGAAGCACACAATACTGTGAAAGCAATGAGAGATAGTGCTTAGCAATATTCCTTACTAAAACGTAAAAGGTTACAGAATATATTTCTGCCACCTTTTTTATGTTAAAAATGAAATAATAAACTCTGATCCTTTTTGTTCAGAGCTTACCTCTATTTTTCCCTTATGTCCTAAAATAATATTTTGGGCAGATGCCAGACCAAGTCCCGATCCTTTTTCTTTAGAAGTAAAAAAAGGCTCAAATAATTTGTCCATGATTTCAGGAGGAATACCCGTCCCGTTATCTTTTATCCGCACCCTTATATGATTAGGTAGCTTTTCTGTTTTTATGGTAATGGTTGCTTCCGGGTTTTCTTCTAAAACCTCAATGGCATTGATAATAATATTTACGAAAGCAATTTTTAATTTCTCTGCATCAACAGGAAGCTGAATAACAGGATGTGAATATTCTTCAATAATTTTAACCGATTGCAGGCTCAATCTATCTTCCACCAGTTTTAACGTATCCTTTACAATGTCTATCAGGTTGCATTCTTCTAATACTATATCGCCAAACCTTGTGGAATCCATTAAGTTTACAACCAATTGGTTAATGCGTTTACTGTTTCTTGTAATAATTTCCAGATACGAGTTAAACTCTTCGTTTTCCGGAAGAAGTTCTTTCATTTGTTCTGCACATAATAAAATATTGGTAAGCGGATTTTTTACTTCGTGCGCTATCATTCTTGCTATTCTATCCGTACTTACAATTTTGTTAATGGTGTTCTGGTAGTTTTCATTCTCTTTGATGATACGCGTATTATTAGCGCTTTCAATGGTATACCTTACTGCTCTTTCAATGGTTGATGCATCAAAAGTACCTTTAACAAGATAATCCGAAGCGCCCAGTTTCATGGCCTCCATATCAATGCTTGTACTGCCTTTACCGGTAAGTAATATAACAGGTATAAAAGCATCTTTTTCCTTTACTCTTTTCAATACTTCAATACCACTCGTAGTGCCCAGTAAATAATCTGTAATTACTAAATCAAAAGTACCTTCACTAATGTGCGTAAGAAAATTATTATAGTTAACGGCCCAGGTAATTTCATAAGGTAAAAAAGTATCCGACAAGTAATCTTTGATAATCATGTAATCATCTTCATCATCCTCAACCAGCAATATTTTTATTAGTTCTTTCGCATCCATGCTATACAATGTTTGTTTTTGGCAAATACACATTAAACTCCGAACCCTTACCTACTTCGCTGTTTACAGTTATATATCCCTGGTGGTTTTCTACAATTTTTTTGCAAATACTTAATCCTATTCCTGTTCCTTCATACTCGCTTCGTCCATGTAAGCGTTGAAAAATAATAAATATTTTCTCACTAAACTCTTCGCTGAAACCTATCCCATTATCACGAATGGTAATTTTATAGTAAATGGAGTAATCAGGCATTCCTGGTAATTCCTGTCTGCTTTTTTCATCGGCAATTGTGCAAAATATTTCTATTATCGGTATCTTACTTGATTCAGTAAATTTGATTGCATTGCTTATCAGGTTTTGGAATAGTCTTACCAGTTGTGTTTGATCGCCATATATGTCAGGAAGCCCATTGTGCTGAATTATTTTTGCATGACTTTTTTTAATCTGAACCTCCAGATTCTCTTTCGTCATATCCATTACTTTTTTGAGCGAAACCGGAACCATTTCTATATCTCCTTTGGTAATCCTCGAAAAATTTAACAAATCATCAATCAATATGCGCATTCTTTCAGCAGCATGAATAGTTCTGCCTAAATAATCTTTTACCGAAGGATCAATAATGGAAGAAAACTTATGTGCAAT includes the following:
- a CDS encoding pyridoxamine 5'-phosphate oxidase family protein, whose protein sequence is MADTKNMNRSDAIKKIKDVAEDISICMFCTHTEGIPFETRPMGTRKVDEDGSIWFLSSDNFSKKIENMHDDKVQLIYSKPSQTYFLSIFGHAEVIKDFLKIEKLGNNLIKALLPEEKRNPNLTFIRITPEHANFWDTKNGKMLSLL
- a CDS encoding PA2169 family four-helix-bundle protein; translation: MSTITDKAVRVIKDLIIINNDRYEGYNTAATETNDLDLKTMFERFSNQSNQFNSELRSFIPREESPDGETTTSGKLYRVWMDVRAAITANDRKAVLSSCEFGEDVALASYKSALKEEELSEDIIDTISKHKNALQEAHNTVKAMRDSA
- a CDS encoding hybrid sensor histidine kinase/response regulator, which produces MDAKELIKILLVEDDEDDYMIIKDYLSDTFLPYEITWAVNYNNFLTHISEGTFDLVITDYLLGTTSGIEVLKRVKEKDAFIPVILLTGKGSTSIDMEAMKLGASDYLVKGTFDASTIERAVRYTIESANNTRIIKENENYQNTINKIVSTDRIARMIAHEVKNPLTNILLCAEQMKELLPENEEFNSYLEIITRNSKRINQLVVNLMDSTRFGDIVLEECNLIDIVKDTLKLVEDRLSLQSVKIIEEYSHPVIQLPVDAEKLKIAFVNIIINAIEVLEENPEATITIKTEKLPNHIRVRIKDNGTGIPPEIMDKLFEPFFTSKEKGSGLGLASAQNIILGHKGKIEVSSEQKGSEFIISFLT
- a CDS encoding response regulator, with the protein product MSPVQKNIIKKLIIADDDHDDQILLKEALEDFENPPATQMVSDGCQLIKVLENSPLPSLVLMDLNMPNKNGIECLLEIRSNTKFDRLPIVVLSTSKDPHDIEACYNSGANLFFSKPYTFKELKTLVHSVLNVDWQSFVGHRLNRQEFIGIALKGQFPSHLLVTA